The Arabidopsis thaliana chromosome 5, partial sequence genomic interval CTCAATGGTACGTATTAACTATGATTTCTCATCACCAAGAGACATGGAGAGAGTacctcttttattttttttgtgattttgatcaCAGGTTATAAGAATCTTAAGTTAGAGCTTGAAGAAGGATTATGTCAAGCGTTAGGTCTCAGATGGTTGGAGTCTCAGACATTTGCATCTACtgatgctgctgctgctgctgctgtagcttcttcctcttctttttcttcttccactgcTCCTCCAGCCGCTATCACGTCAAAGAAAAGTGACGACTGGTCTATTTTCGAGAAGAAGCTCGTAGAGTTTTGCATGAATCAGATCAAAGAGGATGATTCACCGGTCTACGGTCTCGGATTCAAACAAGTTTACGAGATGATGGTCTCAAATAACTACAACATTAAGGATACCCTTAAAGATATCGTTAGCGCTTCCAACGCTACACCAGATTCAACGGTTTGAATCAGCCCATACATTATACCAACAATACCttctgaagaaaaaagaagaaaatcataataattaattgattcccatttgtaaaaataaaaagaaaggatTTCCCGTAAAAAAATaaggaaatcaaaatcatatttttcttgaattgcagtttttttggtcaaaaaaatATACGACAGTTTTTTGTAGTTGTCGGCCGacatttatcaaaacaaacatatctCACAAGGACAACAGAAAGTGGagaaagatttacaaaaggTTTTGGCTCGAAAATTGAAATGTCTTAACAAgttgggaaaagaaaaaagttggaCCAGAAAAGAACTTGACAAggttgatttttcatttttgaagaGAGCGATAGTTTGGACTACTACTATATAGTATGAGAGATTAATAAGTGGTCTGTTTTTCAATAATTGACTATACTGTTTCATTCATAAAGtataacattaataatttaaagtttatatctTTCGTATTAATTCTACTGTTCATATTAATGTTTAAATTACATATTAGCACTTaaacatgtaaaatataattaatattaatagaaTACTCCTAAAATACACACTATTACCCATAGACATATACGTTTAGTCTAAAGTAGAAGCGAAAAATGTACTACCTAAAATTCTTAGAAAAAAGAAGCTCTCGAGTCGTTTGACggataaaacaagaaagattgtagaaaaagaatgaaattCGTTGATTCTTTCGTTCAACAAGAGAAACCGATAAGAATAAAAAGTAACGTACCACATCTGTTTCATTATGTAAGATGTTTAAACAATCTtatcttgtttcattttatttaaaattttcaagttttatgcattttttaatactatatatatcttattgtGTTGGGGCTATAGCCTATAGGTATCTTGCGTGTTATACAATGTGTGTTTCGTTGGATTTATAATTTCTGCATCACTAAATGCTAAAACACGCCCGGTGAATTATTCTTTCTACAATGTTACCTATAtttcgtattttttttgtgaatactTGGAAATACGTGTGTTCCAACTGTATAGTCCAtgctttttagttttgtaacagaaatttgttttttctcttagtTGGGATACAAACGTGTGAATAAACACTTATTACGTATCCACCCATTTTGAATTAAGTTTGCCATCCACACGGGCACGGCTGGCACAATTGTGCATATTCATACATTTATGATTCATTCATTTTAGAAGTCAACtgatccaacaaaaaataaaaaaattggaaatattatttactttCATTGTTAGTTTAGtagtaataattaattgatttagTTATTTAGTGTTACCCCCGCATGagaagacttttttttatcccTCTAAAACTAATTATTCTCTACGAAAATTTCAGTCGTCTATACATTAATTTAGCATCCGAtttaggaaaaagaagaagaaaagaattacGATCAACAACGACCAGATTTAGTCAAATTTGGACGATGCATCTTCTGTAGCTTGGTAAATCGATCGATATCGAAATCAAGCATTTTAATCAAACGTTTCTGCTTCGTCTCGAACCGGCTTTTGTAAAAACCTTCAAAGGAAGGTTCCTTTGAAGTTCGGAGGAAGAAGGCGTAACCAGCCATGAAATATGTCGAAGTTACGTAGAAGCATATGGGTTCCATCACGTCCCACGACAGTTCCCAAAACGTCAGCCTAAAAAATCCAACTGTTTGGGCCATTATTAGGCCTAATCCGGCCCATAATTCTTTTCGAACCAGATCATCGGCTCTTTTGTCGATATCTGATTTTATGATCTCAAGTTGTTCGAACTCTTGTCTTGTCTCGGCGTCGAGACTGGGTTCGAGTGTCGGAATCAGACCAGCCATGGCGCTTGTTAGCTGTAATcacacagaagaagaagaacaaattaGATCAAGAatgttaaatttgatttaagaaTTTGCAATGCATGTAGAGTTTAATTACCTCTTCGGGTTTAAGGCAGACGAGTTTTCCCAAAACGATGACGTTTCCAGCTTCGTCAAGCATATTCGCGACCCGGTTACCTTGTTCAGGATCCGAACTGTATTCTCCGCAGACCCGAACAAACTCCGAATAAGGAACCCAGTTCTTGCCAATCTCTCTCAGCTTCGATTTCACCAGCTCCATTTCCGCTGCTCTCATGAGCTTCTTCACGTCTTCCACCGTGACCGCCGGGAAAAACTCCGGTGATGATTTCTTCGGCGAAGGTGGCGGTAACATCTCGTCGAGTCTAATACGATTATTATTGGACAAAGTCAATTCCCTGAGTTTCTCCATCAAGTTACCACCTTTAGGAACTATCTCCGGCGAGAAAAATGCCCTCTTGTGGAGAAATCTGCGGCGGATTCCAGAATCTCCGGCGTCGGGAGGAATGCCGCCGGATTTGGTCGGACGCATTCGGGTAAGACCAGAAATCCTGGAGTAGGTTTTGGAAATGTTGAAGAGACTTTGAACTAGGGATTTCTTCGACGACATCGTCGATCTCTCAAGATACGttaaaaaatgaaggaaaaaagaatcaaagaagaagaacaaaattggttttgatttaatAAGATACAGAGAAGAACACACGGTTTTGTATATTGGTCCGAGATTAAAACAGAGAGACTTGAGCTTCCTTTTATATTAGCGTTGTTGGCTCAGAGCAACGACGCAACAAACGAGAAGGCTCCTCTGAAACAGCTTCCTTATCACGATATTTTGACACGATAATTACACATAGGCGATAAGGCGTCGCTTATcgttttctcattttttattaaattatttcttaaaacgCTTGTTATGATACAGCTAAACaaagttaaatatataattaacgAGTTTCATAAACGTATGAATACTAGTATTAGTATAGAACCGTTATCATAAACGTATTGAAACAACTTAGAACCGTTATTAGTGTAACAATACACTTTGTTTAATCATAAGTGTGAACTCGATGGATGTGTATGAAAAATCTCAatcattgaagaaaaatttaaGTTAGCATTTTTTAAACATGCAAGATaataatacatatatgtttatattgcacatcaaattatttgataaaaaaaaatataaaatccaCGTTTTATGTGAGTTTTGGGTAACCAATAGAGTAAGTTCTCTCTTGAGACACTGGAGCACGATAAATTGGGAGATTAGATTGTCAAGTCACGGGAAATACATTATATCGGTCACCTAAATGGTGATGACCGTACACGTGGCAAGCTAAGCTTCCGACGTCATAAGCGACTTGCCACGCATTGCCGTCcgatctttcttttttgagaaaaatcttATTAACACGCGAAGTCTTCCAAAGCCAATCAGATCTTCTTCCCATTGCTTTcccagttttgtttttattattatagattttgtaataaatacaTCTTGATAATGGTTCACTAATACTAATTCGtctaaaaccttttaaatTATATCAGATGTAAACggttttaatataaatttaagtaagttatttattaaaatgtgGTGTTCCATAACACGTAGATTTAGATAAGTGCAAGCATCATCTctgtattttttgttattttttaaaaaaaagttcgGTGGAAGTATGATAAGATATagttctttttcaaatattaagCCAATGCGGAATATTTCAGTACTGGATTATGAAGACATGAGTGACCGATTCCTTATGCAACCATGTATTTGTTCGAGAATATGCAGATGtcacaaattacaaaaagttCTTAGTGGAAGACATTAATGATCTGTTTGTTTGAGAGTTACAGCAGTATGAATGttataatatctatatattgcagtttaaatttgaaagaGTGTTTAAAAACTAGATTATGAATTCTTGTGTATTTCTGTCATTAAAACCGTTTATGATAACCAAACcaatagattttttaaaaaaattttcccctaaacccaaaaatgaTCATTTAATTGTTAACCATCAAGGGATAGCCACTTTAACGTAAAACGGACTTATAAATGATATTAGAGAAcagtttattaattaataaagaatCTAAATTAAcgaaaaagtgaaagaaaagaaacaaaaaacggGAAAGGTGGAAGTTAGTAGGTTGAATAAAAAGCATGAAAATGTGTGAGGACTGGACACACGTAAACGAGTCGCCACGTAAATGCTAAAGAGGGTTTGGAatctgtgtgtgtgtgtgtgtgtgtgtgtgttgtaGGGAGAGAGTGTTGGGGAGTTGATATCTAAGGAGGGTTTCTTTAGACTTCAGAGCTATACCAAACTCCTCACGAGGCTCCATCTCCTTAATTTCTCGTGGGGTCGTTTTTTCGgttgtttttgtaataaacaaataaatcaataaaggatggtttgatgaaaataaataaaaagatggaTTCTTTTAACGAAGCTACCTCCCCCAGTTGAATGATATAAGCTTACCGTTTTTATTCATCCCCACACTCTCCTTTTCTTGACCgtcaatttttatttcttaacaAATTACGAAGTAACCGAATTTTTCCAACTTACTTTTGCTgtccaaatatatattattttctctaGAAACTTATATCCCTCATCgcaattttgtaaaatttgaaattacaAGTAGCACTAATACAtaaactctcttcttttttacctttttgttgtgtgtggcgtgaattattcaaaatcaaaaccataatGTTGAAGCTAGCTAGTGGAATAAGATATATTCAGAAACTTAtatgataaaagaaagaaggaaaaaaggtATGGCAAGAAGTATCGAGGTGGTTTCTGCAGATGGAAGGAACACTTGATGTATATACATTTGACATTTATTTAATCAGATTCAAAGGCAGTGCTTGTATATTGTAATCTACGAATGTTACAAATATATCACCAGATTGACATGTTACCTtgatgtttaaattttaagtttttgacaATCAACTAAAAATTAAGATAAGATGGTATGTTCGgtttatactttaaaatatacttgAATTCTTTGTTCATAATTATAAGATGTTAGAAACgagaaataataattttattttattttagtgaaaaccatttttttttttttaaatgagtTTAAATGTCAAATTTACATTATATGAGAACATTGTCAAACTTCGAACACCGCAAATTAAGAATGTGGTACTTACGCGCGGTTAGTTTCcgatgtttttaaatttttttaaataatagtgaaattaacatgattttaagttaaaaattatatattatttttttaaagtttaagttttatttttttagtgaaaatcataattatttttttaatagtttaagTGTCAAATCTATATTATGTGAAAACATTGCCGAACTACGAACACATCAAAATTTACAGATCAATTAAGGATTGGATGCCTAGGCAGCGTAGGCGCTGTTAGTTTCCGgcattttcaaattttaacacttaaactaatttttaaaagtaatagTGAAATGAACAtggttttagttaaaaattagaaattattTTCCTTAAGGACGGGATGCGTAGGCGCGGTTAAATTTtgacgttttaaaattttaacacttaaactcattggaaaaaaaaattgagtttaAGTGTCAAATCTATATTATGTGAAAATATTAACGAACTTCGAATACCGCAAAACTTACAGACCAATTAATGACAGGATGTTTAGGTGCGGTTAGTTtccaaagtttttaaattttaacacttaaattaatttttaatagtaatagtGAAATTAACAtggttttagttaaaaattattaactattttcttaaagtttaaattttaaattttttagtGATAAAAATGAGTTTAAGTGTCAAATCAATATTATGTGAAAACATTGTCGAATTTCGAACACCGCAAGACTTACAGACCAACTAAGAACGGGATGCATATGCGCGGTTAGTTTCcgatgttttaaaaatttaatacttaaactaatttttataaagtaaTAATGAAATTAATGTGGTTATagttaaaaattattaactattttcttaaagttgaagttttaattgttttttagtgaaaatcattattatttcttcaaaataagtTTAAGTGTTAAATCAATATTACGTGAAAACATTGCCGAACTTCGAACGCCGCAAGACTTACGGACCAATTAAGGACGGGATGCCTAGGCACGGTTAGTTTCCgacgttttaaaattttaacacttaaactagtttttaaaaataataatgaaattaatatggttttatattattttttatttttaaaaatgttttagtgaaaaatttaaactatttaattattgttttaataaaaacatttttttagaaaaaagaaaaagaaaaaagagaatgaataAAGAAATACCTggtgacgacaaaaaaaaaaaaaaaaaaaaaaagaaatacctGGTTGGATTTGGATACAAAAAAAGCCCACCAGCGTGAGGCCATTTTGCGTCTGAAAGCCCACCAGCGTGAGCCCACTTTGCGTCTGAAAGCCCACTACCATGAGCCCACCTTGCGTCGTTGTTGTTGGAAACTCGTCTGAAAttctccgtcttcttcttcattcgtAATCTGAGAagcttctttgtctttgatgaTTGCTTTCTTCCTCCAGCATCGTCGTCAATGGAAACGAGAATCCTTTGATCTCTCCTCTCAGTCGTCTCTCTCTCGCCATCTCCGCCGTCGGGCCATGGTCGTCGTCAATGGAAACGAGAATTCGAAGCCCACCGTGTCGTACTCTGAGAAGTTTCTTTTCGTCTTTGATCAAAAATTGATAGTCTCTCATCTCTTTGTCTCTTGTACTTGGATTCTTTGATTGGGATATCTTCCTCATGTTAGAGTTCCTCCTAGGTCGAGATCGGAATCTCAAAAACCTTGTTAGGTGCGAGGAGAAGATGTGGGGAGAAGTAATTCAATTAATCACGAATCATCATTCATCGGCGATCAGCTattaaaaagagatttttgttGCCGTTtctcgaagaagaaagaagatgaaggtgaatagagaattttgatttctcaagaatgaagaagaagaagaagaagagcgtgatatatttataagcaaCCACAAGGTTCTCTTgggttattttctttttttcttaagcaGAGTATCTTTGCTTCACTTAATGATGATTTGATATTAATCTAGCCGTTGGGATTTTTCActatttgtaagaaattagAGATCCgatttgtttaataatattgtaGAGGAAATCTAAATTACATCCTATTTCCATTTACTAATCTCAATCTAACCAATAAGGAAATTTCGTTTGggttgtttcattttttcgatgattttggtttgttttccaTTCATTGATATAACGTTTAAAAAGAATCatcctttttttgttcacaaaatttaatatcaaaagGTAAGGAGAACATGGTGATTGGTGAATGATGATCAATTAATAAGGTGAAGAATTTTCAACTCCATAACtgttaattaaaaataactttttgaCTTTCGAGTCTTGCTTGAGTGTAAACACTGCTAAACCCTAATATCTTTGAAACGCCACcattgatgatattatttacCTTTTCTACGAAACTCAATTAGCAGGTAACCCAAGGATGTGTTCCAGAACAAGAAGTCTTCCCAAAGCAATGAATTTGCTACACTTAGCCGCATTTTCACCaacttcttccattttctcagTAAACCCATCTACATGCTTCTTGATTCCTTGCATCGCAAGTCCCATcgcctcctcttcttcttctctctccaCAGCAAAGTCCACAGTCTCCAGAATCGACGAAACCCAACTTCTCAGTTCATCAACATCCGATCTTATATTCTTCATCGCTTCATTGTTAACTTGCACTCTACTCTCCATCGTCAAAACCAAtcctctctgtctcttcaCAGCTTTCTCGTACTTTTTCCACATCTGGCTAAACCATTTTCCTGTTATCTCAATCGGTGCGGTCGATCCAGAGGCAACCGCACACACCACTGGCGGTGCGCTCATTGTGGTTGCAACCACAGATAAGACAAGAACAGAGACATACGCAGTAGCGAAAAACACGTTAGACACCGTCCTCAATGTTTTTACATTCCTCTGCTTCTTATCaagctttcttctctgcttaCGCAACTcctcaagaaacaaaacctgCTGATCATAGACCGAGTCGAACTGAGTCACCAATTCACCATCAAAAGGGTCTCCCATAGCTTTAAATTTATTCAGCTCCTCCAAGGTTTTCgtatacttcttcttcttcttatctccTCCAAGATCCGTGTCCACTGACTCTGCCTCGAACTGTTTCACCGCGAACCGAATGATAAGTTGGCTGATTTCTGTTCTCTTGACACAATTCTCGACGGTATTGCAGAAATCTAAGGTCTTGGAAGTACTTTTGAAGTAGACATCAACCAAAGACTTAAGATCTTTGTTCTTCCAGACATCTTCTCTGCTTTCAATAATGACTCTTACTGCATTTTGGTTTAGTTCAAGCAGAAATCCGTAAACCTCCATGAGTGAGTCTAGGTTTAAAGATTGAGTCTCGGCTCGAGCAGCGAGCGAGGTGATGATTATGTTGGTTCGTTGGTGAAGCGAAGAATCAAAGGATTTGAGGTTGGAGTCTTTTTTACAAGCGGATGTGTAAGAACTTAGGTCAGATGAGTATTTAGACCGCATATCTGTCCTGACCTCTTTAACCGGTAAAGTGCTTGGTCCGTTCCTCTTTGAACTGGATTCTCCATTCATGAGCTCTGACAAGCATCCACAGAACTCCATTGATATAATCTGGAGCTAATCTGACTTCAGAAATGCCAAAACCAAAAGGtagatacaaagaaaaaacagagattcaAGAAATCAGGCagagttataaaaaaagaagcaaggATGTAAACGGATCAAGATGAGCTGGagttgaagagaaagagaaattacCAAAGCTTGTATTAGAATCTCGCTCAGGACAAGACAGGACATGACAAGAGGAGCTTACTTAAGTTAACTCAACCAAATATCAACAATTACTCAAAAGATGGACACGTCATATGTTTTTTAGTGGAAAAACTTGTCATAATGAATGTACATTTACTTCGACTTTGTTGagttaattgtttttggataAAAGGTAGCTTAGTTGAGTAATTCGTTGAAATGtcatatcaaattatatgcAGACTGAAGAAACATTACTCTATATATGAGTTTGAAATTCATTTACATTTGGAAAATGATAAGTTGCATACACATACAGATTTGCGATGTACTCAAAAGAG includes:
- a CDS encoding pectinesterase, putative (DUF677) (Protein of unknown function (DUF677); FUNCTIONS IN: molecular_function unknown; INVOLVED IN: biological_process unknown; LOCATED IN: chloroplast; EXPRESSED IN: inflorescence meristem; CONTAINS InterPro DOMAIN/s: Protein of unknown function DUF677 (InterPro:IPR007749); BEST Arabidopsis thaliana protein match is: Protein of unknown function (DUF677) (TAIR:AT5G66670.2); Has 1807 Blast hits to 1807 proteins in 277 species: Archae - 0; Bacteria - 0; Metazoa - 736; Fungi - 347; Plants - 385; Viruses - 0; Other Eukaryotes - 339 (source: NCBI BLink).), with product MEFCGCLSELMNGESSSKRNGPSTLPVKEVRTDMRSKYSSDLSSYTSACKKDSNLKSFDSSLHQRTNIIITSLAARAETQSLNLDSLMEVYGFLLELNQNAVRVIIESREDVWKNKDLKSLVDVYFKSTSKTLDFCNTVENCVKRTEISQLIIRFAVKQFEAESVDTDLGGDKKKKKYTKTLEELNKFKAMGDPFDGELVTQFDSVYDQQVLFLEELRKQRRKLDKKQRNVKTLRTVSNVFFATAYVSVLVLSVVATTMSAPPVVCAVASGSTAPIEITGKWFSQMWKKYEKAVKRQRGLVLTMESRVQVNNEAMKNIRSDVDELRSWVSSILETVDFAVEREEEEEAMGLAMQGIKKHVDGFTEKMEEVGENAAKCSKFIALGRLLVLEHILGLPAN
- a CDS encoding uncharacterized protein (unknown protein; FUNCTIONS IN: molecular_function unknown; INVOLVED IN: biological_process unknown; LOCATED IN: mitochondrion; BEST Arabidopsis thaliana protein match is: unknown protein (TAIR:AT5G67245.1); Has 8 Blast hits to 8 proteins in 2 species: Archae - 0; Bacteria - 0; Metazoa - 0; Fungi - 0; Plants - 8; Viruses - 0; Other Eukaryotes - 0 (source: NCBI BLink).), with translation MIAFFLQHRRQWKRESFDLSSQSSLSRHLRRRAMVVVNGNENSKPTVSYSEKFLFVFDQKLIVSHLFVSCTWIL
- a CDS encoding calcium uniporter (DUF607) (Protein of unknown function (DUF607); CONTAINS InterPro DOMAIN/s: Protein of unknown function DUF607 (InterPro:IPR006769); BEST Arabidopsis thaliana protein match is: Protein of unknown function (DUF607) (TAIR:AT2G23790.1); Has 1807 Blast hits to 1807 proteins in 277 species: Archae - 0; Bacteria - 0; Metazoa - 736; Fungi - 347; Plants - 385; Viruses - 0; Other Eukaryotes - 339 (source: NCBI BLink).), yielding MSSKKSLVQSLFNISKTYSRISGLTRMRPTKSGGIPPDAGDSGIRRRFLHKRAFFSPEIVPKGGNLMEKLRELTLSNNNRIRLDEMLPPPSPKKSSPEFFPAVTVEDVKKLMRAAEMELVKSKLREIGKNWVPYSEFVRVCGEYSSDPEQGNRVANMLDEAGNVIVLGKLVCLKPEELTSAMAGLIPTLEPSLDAETRQEFEQLEIIKSDIDKRADDLVRKELWAGLGLIMAQTVGFFRLTFWELSWDVMEPICFYVTSTYFMAGYAFFLRTSKEPSFEGFYKSRFETKQKRLIKMLDFDIDRFTKLQKMHRPNLTKSGRC